A region from the Flavobacteriales bacterium genome encodes:
- a CDS encoding hydroxymethylglutaryl-CoA lyase, with protein MEKPQVKLIECPRDAMQGLHDFIPTDVKVRYLDELLKVGFDTIDIGSFVSAKAIPQLADTTEVLARIGTSESKLLVIVANERGAEDACKQERVTYLGYPFSISETFQQRNTNTSIEGSWQRTARIAEMAQASGKELVVYISMAFGNPYGDPWNADIALKWTDRLVNELGVRIISLADTVGVAQPEDVGSMFSALIPAMPHVEFGAHLHARLDNWKAKTDAAWNAGCRRFDGALKGYGGCPMAEDDLVGNLAMELFVGDLEQRGTRTGLDLAQLQRCVELAAGVFPAAR; from the coding sequence ATGGAAAAGCCACAAGTGAAGCTGATCGAGTGCCCGCGCGATGCCATGCAGGGCCTGCACGATTTCATCCCAACGGATGTGAAGGTGAGGTACTTGGATGAGCTGTTGAAGGTCGGCTTCGACACCATCGACATCGGCAGCTTCGTGAGTGCGAAGGCTATCCCGCAGTTGGCGGATACTACTGAAGTGCTGGCGCGCATTGGTACGTCGGAGAGCAAGTTGCTGGTCATCGTCGCCAATGAGCGCGGCGCCGAGGATGCCTGCAAACAAGAGCGCGTCACCTACCTGGGCTACCCCTTCAGCATCAGCGAGACCTTCCAACAGCGCAACACGAACACGAGCATCGAAGGCAGTTGGCAGCGGACGGCGCGTATCGCCGAAATGGCGCAGGCCAGCGGGAAGGAACTCGTGGTGTACATCAGCATGGCGTTCGGCAATCCCTATGGTGATCCATGGAATGCGGACATCGCGTTGAAGTGGACCGACCGGTTGGTCAACGAATTGGGCGTACGCATCATCTCGTTGGCGGACACCGTGGGCGTGGCACAGCCCGAGGATGTGGGTTCGATGTTCAGCGCATTGATCCCTGCCATGCCCCATGTGGAGTTCGGCGCACACCTGCACGCGCGGTTGGACAACTGGAAGGCGAAGACCGATGCGGCTTGGAATGCAGGGTGCCGTCGTTTCGATGGGGCGCTGAAGGGCTACGGAGGCTGTCCGATGGCCGAGGATGACCTGGTCGGTAACCTGGCCATGGAACTCTTTGTCGGCGATCTTGAGCAACGCGGCACCAGGACCGGGCTCGACCTCGCCCAGTTGCAACGCTGCGTGGAGCTGGCCGCCGGGGTGTTCCCCGCTGCCCGCTAG
- a CDS encoding quinone-dependent dihydroorotate dehydrogenase, which translates to MLYPLLRPLLFLLPPERAHRLTFRLLEFAKHVPGALVMFGGRKPPGGASIEVMGLRFPGPVGLAAGMDKNAEHVDALGCIGFSHVEIGTVTPLAQPGNDRPRLFRLKPDRALINRMGFNNDGMVAAAARLKSRPSGIIVGGNIGKNKVTANELAVDDYVKCFDALHPVVDYFTVNVSSPNTPGLRALQDRGPLLRILNEVGKRNRATGKPRPILLKIAPDMTNEQLDDVVAVVKESGIQGVVATNTTISRANLKTPHAQLEAIGAGGLSGAPVRSRSTEVVRYLREQLPRPCVIIGVGGIDSAEAALEKLEAGADLVQVYTGLVYEGPALLKRINEAYVTWKSHK; encoded by the coding sequence ATGCTGTACCCGCTTCTTCGCCCGCTGCTCTTCCTCCTTCCTCCTGAGCGGGCACACCGGCTCACCTTCAGGCTTTTGGAGTTTGCCAAGCACGTCCCTGGTGCCTTGGTTATGTTCGGCGGGAGGAAGCCGCCCGGCGGCGCTTCCATCGAAGTGATGGGACTGCGGTTCCCGGGACCGGTCGGCTTGGCTGCAGGGATGGACAAGAACGCCGAGCATGTGGATGCTCTTGGGTGCATCGGTTTCAGCCATGTGGAGATCGGTACCGTGACGCCCTTGGCCCAACCCGGCAATGACCGCCCGCGCTTGTTCCGCTTGAAGCCCGACCGCGCGCTGATCAATCGCATGGGCTTCAACAACGATGGCATGGTGGCCGCCGCTGCGCGGTTGAAGTCACGGCCTTCGGGCATCATCGTTGGCGGCAACATCGGCAAGAACAAGGTCACGGCGAACGAGCTTGCGGTGGACGACTACGTGAAGTGCTTTGATGCGCTCCATCCGGTGGTTGACTACTTCACCGTGAACGTGAGCTCGCCGAACACGCCAGGGCTGCGCGCTTTGCAGGACCGCGGCCCGCTGCTGCGCATCCTGAACGAAGTCGGCAAGCGGAACCGTGCAACGGGCAAGCCAAGGCCCATTCTTCTGAAGATCGCCCCCGACATGACCAACGAGCAGTTGGACGACGTGGTGGCCGTGGTGAAGGAGAGCGGCATACAAGGTGTGGTGGCAACCAACACGACCATCTCACGCGCCAACCTGAAGACGCCCCATGCGCAACTGGAAGCCATCGGCGCAGGCGGACTGAGCGGAGCGCCGGTGCGTTCTCGGAGCACGGAAGTCGTGCGCTATCTGCGCGAGCAGTTGCCGCGTCCGTGTGTCATCATCGGGGTCGGTGGCATCGACAGTGCTGAAGCTGCTTTGGAGAAACTGGAAGCCGGTGCTGATCTCGTGCAGGTGTACACGGGCCTGGTGTACGAAGGTCCCGCGCTACTTAAGCGCATCAATGAAGCCTACGTGACATGGAAAAGCCACAAGTGA
- a CDS encoding TonB-dependent receptor — MCPSKQLLLAVALPLASWVHAQVGEVRGIVRDGDEAVPFATVEVVGGQVGTTTSVNGGFAIASVPAGAGQLMISAVGRTPVNVRIMVEPGRTLDLGVVQWPAEASELSGTVVTGTMREVSRADSPVPVEVITPAFFRKNPSPALFDAVGMVNGVRPQVNCSVCNTGDIHINGMEGPYTMVLIDGMPIVSGLSTVYGLSGIPTSLVERVEVVKGPGSALYGSEAMGGIINVITKSPALAHKLSADVFGTTWQEWNADIGARFGTGKVSDLLGVSYFHYDAPVDRNRDGFTDVTLQERLSIFNKVNLQRPQRRVASLALRYVTEDRWGGEMDWTAKDRGSSAVYGENILTDRWELIGQYQLPMKERVVLQASFNAHQQDSWYGNTRYTADQRVFFAQAIWSKRFAARHDVLAGVAFRHTYYEDNTTATARSPQRTPLPGFFLQEEWSATEAHKILLGYRFDHDAVHGPVHSPRLAYKWAPSGRWALRAGFGTGYRVVNLFTEDHAALTGAREVLITEELQPERSINGTLNLTRRWPGEKRALVLDLSLFHTRFSNRILPDYYVDPDLIVYDNLDGHGISQGISLNVESRLSRHLRAFVGATWMDVHTVEHGVRQEQLFAPDWSGTFTLTATVLKQWTVDLTGQWYGPMLLPVLPNDYRDAWSPTYTLLNLQVRRAIGERFELYGGAKNLLDFVPSDPLMRPEDPFDQHANDPVTNPNGYTFDTAYMYAPLQGARGFLGARFTF, encoded by the coding sequence ATGTGTCCCTCAAAGCAATTGCTCTTGGCCGTTGCGCTGCCCTTGGCTTCTTGGGTGCACGCACAAGTCGGCGAGGTGCGTGGGATCGTGCGTGACGGGGACGAGGCGGTGCCGTTCGCAACAGTGGAAGTGGTGGGTGGTCAGGTCGGCACCACCACGAGCGTGAACGGCGGCTTTGCGATCGCCTCGGTCCCTGCCGGGGCAGGCCAATTGATGATCAGCGCGGTCGGTCGCACGCCAGTTAACGTTCGCATCATGGTGGAACCCGGCCGAACACTGGACCTCGGCGTAGTGCAATGGCCAGCCGAAGCCAGCGAACTCAGCGGAACGGTGGTCACCGGCACCATGCGCGAGGTGAGCCGCGCGGACAGTCCTGTGCCGGTGGAAGTCATCACCCCGGCCTTCTTCCGCAAGAACCCGAGCCCGGCATTGTTCGATGCGGTCGGCATGGTGAACGGCGTGCGGCCCCAGGTGAACTGCAGCGTGTGCAATACGGGCGACATCCACATCAACGGAATGGAAGGACCGTACACCATGGTGCTCATCGATGGTATGCCCATCGTGAGCGGCCTCAGCACCGTTTATGGATTGAGCGGGATACCGACCAGTTTGGTGGAGCGGGTTGAGGTGGTGAAGGGCCCCGGTTCGGCGCTGTACGGCAGCGAGGCAATGGGCGGCATCATCAACGTCATCACCAAGAGCCCGGCCCTGGCGCACAAGCTCAGTGCCGATGTCTTCGGCACCACCTGGCAGGAATGGAACGCGGACATCGGTGCGCGCTTCGGAACCGGTAAGGTGAGCGACCTGCTTGGCGTGAGCTACTTCCATTACGACGCGCCCGTGGACCGCAATCGCGACGGCTTCACCGACGTGACCTTGCAGGAACGGTTGTCCATCTTCAACAAGGTGAACCTGCAACGGCCTCAGCGCCGTGTGGCCAGCCTGGCCTTGCGGTACGTTACCGAAGACCGCTGGGGCGGTGAGATGGACTGGACCGCAAAGGACCGCGGGAGCAGTGCGGTGTACGGCGAGAACATCCTCACCGACCGCTGGGAATTGATCGGGCAATATCAACTTCCGATGAAGGAACGTGTGGTCCTGCAAGCTTCGTTCAACGCGCACCAGCAGGACTCGTGGTACGGCAACACGCGGTACACGGCGGATCAACGTGTGTTCTTCGCGCAGGCCATCTGGAGCAAGCGGTTCGCCGCACGGCACGATGTGTTGGCTGGCGTTGCTTTCCGGCACACCTACTACGAGGACAATACCACCGCCACCGCACGATCCCCGCAACGAACACCCCTGCCAGGGTTTTTCCTTCAAGAGGAATGGAGCGCAACGGAAGCGCACAAGATCCTGTTGGGCTATCGCTTCGACCACGATGCTGTGCACGGTCCGGTGCACTCACCGCGCTTGGCCTACAAGTGGGCGCCGAGCGGCCGTTGGGCACTGCGCGCCGGTTTCGGCACGGGCTACAGAGTGGTGAACCTGTTCACGGAGGACCACGCGGCCCTCACAGGTGCGCGTGAAGTGCTGATCACCGAGGAACTCCAACCGGAACGGTCCATCAACGGAACACTGAACCTAACGCGGCGTTGGCCGGGAGAGAAGCGGGCGCTGGTCCTGGACCTCTCGCTCTTCCACACGCGGTTCAGCAATCGCATCCTACCGGACTACTACGTGGACCCTGACCTGATCGTGTACGACAACCTCGATGGACATGGCATCTCTCAAGGCATCAGCCTGAACGTTGAGAGCCGCTTGAGCCGCCACTTGCGCGCCTTCGTGGGTGCCACATGGATGGACGTGCACACCGTGGAGCATGGCGTGAGGCAGGAGCAGCTGTTCGCGCCGGACTGGTCGGGAACGTTCACCCTCACGGCCACAGTGCTCAAGCAATGGACCGTGGACCTTACCGGCCAGTGGTACGGCCCTATGCTCTTGCCGGTGCTCCCCAACGATTACCGCGATGCCTGGTCGCCGACATACACGTTGCTGAACCTGCAAGTGCGCCGCGCCATTGGCGAACGGTTCGAGTTGTACGGGGGCGCGAAGAACCTGCTCGACTTCGTGCCCAGTGATCCGCTGATGAGACCTGAGGATCCCTTCGATCAACACGCCAATGACCCGGTGACCAATCCGAACGGCTACACGTTCGACACGGCTTACATGTACGCACCGTTGCAAGGCGCGCGCGGGTTCCTTGGTGCGCGCTTCACGTTCTGA
- a CDS encoding metal-dependent transcriptional regulator, with product MLTRSEEDHLKAVHRLLEAGIANTNAIAERLQTKASSVTVMLQKLGEKGLLNYQPYKGVTLTRKGREHAIALVRKHRLWETFLVQHLGFGWDEVHEVAEQLEHIQSTPLVDRLDDFLGNPAFDPHGDPIPSKSGALKAAPFKALATVAVGSRAVVAGVGMHSRDFLRFLSEQELGLGAKLQVLARNEFDGSMSVKTGDGRTIQLGHATAEHILVR from the coding sequence ATGCTCACCCGCTCCGAGGAAGACCACTTGAAGGCCGTGCACCGCTTGCTCGAAGCGGGCATCGCCAACACCAACGCCATTGCCGAACGCCTGCAGACCAAGGCCAGCAGCGTGACGGTGATGCTGCAGAAGCTCGGCGAGAAAGGCTTGTTGAACTACCAGCCCTACAAGGGCGTCACGCTCACGCGCAAGGGCCGCGAGCACGCCATCGCGCTTGTGCGCAAGCATCGGCTCTGGGAGACCTTCCTTGTGCAACACCTCGGCTTCGGTTGGGACGAAGTGCATGAAGTGGCCGAACAACTGGAGCACATCCAAAGCACCCCGCTCGTTGACCGGCTCGATGATTTCCTCGGCAATCCGGCCTTCGACCCGCACGGAGACCCGATCCCCAGCAAGAGCGGGGCATTGAAGGCGGCGCCCTTCAAAGCACTGGCTACGGTGGCCGTGGGTTCAAGAGCCGTGGTGGCCGGCGTGGGCATGCACAGCCGCGACTTCCTCCGGTTCCTCAGCGAGCAGGAACTGGGATTGGGTGCCAAACTGCAAGTGCTCGCACGAAATGAATTCGATGGCTCCATGAGCGTGAAGACCGGCGATGGCCGCACCATCCAACTGGGCCATGCCACGGCCGAACACATCCTTGTCCGATGA
- a CDS encoding ZIP family metal transporter translates to MNHIIDFFSSIDPVLAAFLATTFTWLVTAAGASLVFFFGNASRKWLDGMLGFTGGVMVAASFWSLLNPSIEMSERMGNIPWLAPALGFALGALFLFGLDKVLPHLHINFDPKQSEGPQTNWHRTTLLVLAITLHNIPEGLAVGVLFGGVAAGMPEASIGGAIALAIGIGLQNFPEGFAVSMPLRRQGVSKLRSFWYGQLSAVVEPVAGVVGAVAVIHMQAVLPYALAFAAGAMIYVVVEEVIPETQQDKYTDIATLGFIGGFIVMMVLDVALG, encoded by the coding sequence ATGAACCACATCATAGACTTCTTCTCCTCCATCGACCCGGTGCTGGCCGCCTTCCTGGCCACCACCTTCACATGGCTGGTTACGGCCGCTGGTGCTTCGCTCGTGTTCTTCTTCGGCAATGCCTCGCGCAAATGGCTTGATGGCATGCTCGGTTTCACCGGCGGAGTGATGGTGGCCGCCAGCTTCTGGAGCCTGCTCAACCCCAGCATTGAAATGAGCGAACGCATGGGCAACATCCCGTGGCTTGCGCCCGCACTGGGGTTTGCGCTGGGAGCGCTTTTCCTGTTCGGCTTGGACAAGGTGCTTCCCCACCTGCACATCAACTTCGACCCGAAACAGAGCGAAGGCCCGCAAACCAACTGGCACCGCACCACCTTGCTGGTGCTGGCCATCACACTGCACAACATCCCCGAAGGTTTGGCGGTGGGCGTGCTGTTCGGCGGCGTGGCGGCGGGCATGCCGGAAGCCAGCATCGGTGGGGCCATCGCGTTGGCCATTGGCATCGGTTTGCAGAATTTCCCGGAGGGTTTTGCCGTGAGCATGCCGCTTCGCCGTCAGGGCGTGAGCAAGCTCCGGAGCTTCTGGTACGGGCAGCTCAGCGCGGTAGTGGAACCCGTCGCTGGGGTCGTCGGTGCGGTGGCCGTCATCCACATGCAGGCCGTGCTGCCCTATGCGCTGGCGTTCGCTGCTGGCGCCATGATCTACGTGGTGGTGGAGGAAGTGATCCCCGAGACCCAGCAGGACAAGTACACCGACATCGCCACGTTGGGCTTCATCGGCGGCTTCATCGTGATGATGGTGCTGGACGTGGCGTTGGGGTGA
- a CDS encoding site-specific integrase, whose amino-acid sequence MADEKPVDRRVIRLEAIAHNGTRRLALRFPYDSALIAAAKTMEAQWSRTHNCWHVPNGGESMKAVFAAYKGLAWVDTTALFAPTKQSLRSAKPTPSAASAKPAAPAMSSAQLEALEQMRRKLEIARYSPNSIKTYLNATKQFFLHYPTKAPLAISKEEIEAYQHHLARGNASNSYLNQVVNAVRYYYHQVVGDASRVSFIERPRKERKLPTVLSEQEVGALLRAVDNPKHRCILMLIYSGGLRLSELTNLRLADLATDRGQLIVRGGKGNKDRITLLSPKVMEPLQAYLKAHAPTQFVFEGADGGAYSPRSVQLVFHRAKEKAGITTPATVHTLRHSFATHLLEKGTDLRYIQTLLGHSSSKTTEIYTHVSTKALGKIRSPLDDLDLG is encoded by the coding sequence ATGGCAGACGAAAAACCCGTCGATCGTCGCGTCATTCGCCTCGAAGCGATCGCGCACAACGGCACGCGGCGCCTTGCCCTTCGCTTTCCGTACGACAGTGCACTCATTGCTGCGGCCAAGACCATGGAGGCACAATGGAGCCGCACTCACAATTGCTGGCATGTGCCCAACGGAGGCGAGAGCATGAAGGCCGTGTTCGCGGCGTACAAGGGACTTGCTTGGGTGGATACCACTGCCCTCTTCGCCCCGACCAAGCAATCGCTGAGATCGGCGAAGCCGACGCCATCCGCAGCATCCGCGAAACCAGCGGCACCGGCCATGAGCTCCGCACAACTGGAAGCGTTGGAGCAGATGCGGCGGAAACTGGAGATCGCGCGATACAGCCCGAACAGCATCAAGACCTACCTGAACGCCACCAAGCAGTTCTTCCTCCACTACCCCACCAAGGCGCCGCTCGCGATCAGCAAAGAGGAAATAGAGGCCTACCAACACCACTTGGCCCGTGGCAATGCCAGCAACAGCTACCTGAACCAGGTGGTGAACGCCGTGCGGTACTACTACCACCAAGTGGTAGGCGATGCCTCGCGCGTGTCATTCATCGAACGGCCGCGGAAGGAACGCAAGCTGCCCACGGTGCTGAGCGAGCAAGAGGTGGGCGCGTTGCTCCGCGCGGTGGACAACCCGAAGCACCGCTGCATCCTCATGCTCATCTATAGCGGAGGCCTGCGCCTGAGCGAGCTCACCAACCTGCGGCTCGCCGACCTGGCCACCGACCGTGGGCAACTGATCGTGCGCGGCGGCAAGGGCAACAAGGACCGTATCACCCTGCTGAGCCCGAAGGTGATGGAACCACTGCAAGCGTACCTGAAGGCGCATGCCCCGACACAATTCGTGTTCGAGGGCGCCGACGGCGGCGCATACTCGCCGCGCAGCGTGCAACTGGTCTTCCATCGGGCCAAGGAGAAAGCGGGCATCACAACACCTGCCACGGTGCATACCCTGCGGCACTCCTTCGCCACCCATTTGTTGGAGAAGGGAACCGACCTGCGCTATATTCAAACCCTTCTGGGACACAGCAGTAGCAAGACCACCGAGATCTACACCCACGTAAGCACCAAAGCCCTTGGCAAGATCCGCAGCCCCCTCGATGACCTTGACCTGGGTTGA
- a CDS encoding glycosyl transferase, giving the protein MTDSDSSAENAISNQVTIAYFILVHRFPEQFKRLFKALYHPENYYLIHLDKKTSIDIYNDIKDFLTEFPSTYILESENVVWGGYSMVQAELNGMNYLLKLNLNWDFFINLSGQDYPLKSQKIIREYLTQNKGNNFIKIADQLDVRPETMNRIENHFVETENGISGITFKRAYLKDVIPYIGGQWMILTRECCEFICNSGEAKKFEDYYTNTLIADESFFQTVLMNTSFEGVLINDDKRAIIWIPDGDIKLRPKTFTEDDIKFLLEGDNLFARKFDDNLDNKIIDNMEKYFNQPLNGNSVRNMPSANKVLRKAGLKEF; this is encoded by the coding sequence ATGACAGACAGCGACAGTAGTGCAGAAAATGCAATTTCAAACCAAGTAACAATTGCTTACTTTATTTTGGTTCACAGGTTTCCAGAACAATTCAAGCGACTTTTCAAGGCACTCTATCACCCCGAAAACTACTATTTGATTCATTTAGATAAGAAAACGAGTATTGACATTTATAATGACATTAAAGATTTTTTGACCGAATTTCCGAGTACCTATATTTTAGAAAGTGAAAATGTTGTTTGGGGTGGTTATAGTATGGTTCAGGCAGAACTAAACGGAATGAATTATTTACTTAAATTAAACCTTAATTGGGATTTCTTCATTAATTTGAGTGGACAAGATTATCCATTAAAATCTCAAAAAATAATTAGAGAATATCTTACCCAAAACAAAGGGAACAACTTTATAAAAATTGCTGACCAGTTGGATGTAAGACCTGAAACAATGAACAGAATTGAAAACCATTTTGTAGAAACAGAAAATGGTATTAGTGGAATAACATTTAAAAGAGCATACTTGAAAGATGTAATACCATACATTGGCGGACAATGGATGATTTTAACAAGAGAATGTTGTGAATTTATTTGCAATAGCGGAGAAGCCAAAAAATTTGAAGATTATTATACCAACACACTTATTGCTGACGAATCTTTTTTTCAAACAGTTTTGATGAACACTTCATTTGAGGGAGTACTTATAAATGATGACAAGAGAGCAATTATATGGATACCAGATGGAGATATTAAATTACGACCGAAAACATTTACAGAAGACGACATAAAGTTTCTATTAGAGGGCGACAATTTATTTGCTCGAAAATTTGACGATAACTTAGACAACAAAATTATTGACAATATGGAAAAATACTTTAATCAACCATTAAACGGTAATAGTGTAAGAAATATGCCATCCGCTAACAAGGTATTGCGAAAAGCGGGGCTGAAGGAATTCTAA
- a CDS encoding ParB-like nuclease domain-containing protein → MSTQKESIEWVAVAEIVLGTNARTIKPSKDRINEYARSIAMYGILVPLIADKKGDGYHLQAGYTRMAALAQLKEDKALTALAKINGVDLERVPVRIYKGDDKGRLMLPIIENNFHDVMNEVDVATQVKHLLDAGEDVKNLEDFFGKVKFTLLLSVLALPPEVQELIKADRIKASTAVKFAKEIPEPAKLLKALNKATDKVEELYKSGKRKNKRITEGVLKGKQTPMKVVNDVAAHLKTNKLKGADLLLNFLHGLQSGMDAQTLLEALAEGTTIPAPPVKKRGRKKKVVEA, encoded by the coding sequence ATGAGCACACAGAAGGAGAGCATTGAATGGGTGGCGGTGGCGGAAATCGTGCTGGGCACGAACGCGCGCACCATCAAACCCAGCAAAGACCGCATCAACGAGTATGCCCGCAGCATAGCCATGTACGGCATACTGGTGCCGCTGATCGCTGACAAGAAGGGCGATGGCTACCACCTGCAAGCGGGCTACACCCGTATGGCCGCCCTAGCCCAATTGAAAGAGGACAAGGCATTAACGGCCCTGGCCAAGATCAATGGCGTGGACCTGGAGCGTGTGCCGGTGCGCATCTACAAAGGCGACGACAAGGGCCGGCTGATGCTGCCCATCATCGAGAACAACTTCCACGACGTGATGAACGAAGTGGACGTGGCCACCCAAGTGAAGCACCTGCTGGACGCCGGCGAGGATGTGAAGAACCTCGAGGACTTCTTCGGCAAGGTGAAGTTCACGCTGCTGCTGAGCGTGCTGGCCCTGCCGCCTGAGGTGCAGGAGCTGATCAAGGCCGATCGCATCAAAGCGAGCACCGCCGTGAAGTTCGCCAAGGAGATACCCGAGCCAGCCAAGTTGCTGAAGGCTTTGAACAAGGCCACGGACAAGGTGGAGGAATTGTACAAGAGCGGCAAACGCAAGAACAAGCGCATCACCGAAGGTGTGCTGAAAGGCAAACAAACACCCATGAAGGTGGTGAACGATGTGGCCGCGCACCTGAAGACGAACAAGCTGAAGGGCGCGGACCTGCTGCTCAACTTCCTGCACGGCCTGCAGAGCGGCATGGACGCGCAGACCTTGCTTGAAGCGTTGGCCGAGGGCACCACCATACCAGCACCCCCGGTGAAGAAACGCGGGCGGAAGAAGAAGGTGGTGGAGGCGTGA
- the smpB gene encoding SsrA-binding protein SmpB: MSTIEAKNRKASFEYHLLDTYEAGMVLMGSEIKSIRAGGASINEAFCTFQGADLVVRNMQINPYGTNVHFVHEPKRDRKLLLHARELDKLKRKLRDQGVTIVPLRLFVNAKGFAKLEVALAKGKKLHDKRDSLKEKDVKRDMARGE, encoded by the coding sequence GTGAGCACCATTGAGGCCAAGAACCGCAAAGCATCGTTCGAGTACCACTTGCTGGACACGTACGAGGCGGGCATGGTATTGATGGGCAGCGAGATCAAGAGCATCCGCGCCGGCGGGGCCAGCATCAACGAGGCGTTCTGCACGTTCCAAGGCGCCGACCTGGTGGTGCGCAACATGCAGATCAACCCCTACGGCACCAACGTGCATTTCGTGCACGAGCCCAAGCGCGACCGCAAGCTGCTGCTGCACGCGCGCGAGCTGGACAAGCTTAAGCGCAAGCTCCGCGACCAAGGTGTGACGATCGTGCCGTTGCGGCTGTTCGTCAATGCCAAGGGCTTCGCGAAGCTGGAGGTGGCCTTGGCCAAGGGCAAGAAGCTGCACGACAAGCGCGACAGCCTGAAGGAGAAGGACGTGAAGCGCGACATGGCGCGTGGCGAATGA